The Diadema setosum chromosome 12, eeDiaSeto1, whole genome shotgun sequence genome has a segment encoding these proteins:
- the LOC140236061 gene encoding uncharacterized protein: protein MRKTYDLRRKTMPGQSQRSTSTSAQCPRPKSPVPPSTQKAAAPVPPSRQQSGDKTDMEPTLSDVQKKLVDFSSKVCAKLDDIHADISSMKKKMIDLEAAVEDNSARVLDLEKGRLPLLEEKLQKEIESLKEKLVLSEIYQRKSNLLFYGLEKKSEENVENVLREAFVCLGLSDEEAQSVALVNAHRLPRRNDANKAPQPIIAKFVYMSQRNRVLSAFEKRPRHPVPAQPGIVQPRPLRISVRTDLPPALKAERGNLAAVAYKLRKEQNLSTKIVVVGTRVLLFSKAKSATEWQPYKE, encoded by the coding sequence ATGAGGAAAACCTATGACTTAAGGCGCAAAACCATGCCTGGTCAATCTCAGCGTTCCACCAGTACCAGTGCACAGTGCCCACGCCCTAAGTCACCCGTCCCTCCATCCACGCAAAAAGCCGCAGCGCCAGTGCCACCGTCTCGCCAGCAATCTGGTGACAAAACGGACATGGAGCCAACGCTATCAGACGTGCAGAAAAAACTCGTCGACTTCTCGAGCAAGGTATGTGCCAAGCTTGATGACATCCATGCAGATATATCTTctatgaagaagaaaatgattgaCCTAGAGGCTGCAGTGGAAGATAATTCTGCTCGTGTATTAGATCTGGAGAAAGGCAGGCTCCCCCTATTGGAGGAAAAACTCCAGAAGGAGATTGAATCCCTGAAAGAGAAGCTGGTGCTATCGGAGATTTACCAACGAAAGTCGAATCTCCTGTTCTACGGCTTGGAGAAAAAATCagaagaaaatgtggaaaacgTGCTCCGAGAAGCTTTTGTGTGTCTCGGCTTGAGCGACGAAGAAGCCCAGTCAGTTGCCCTAGTCAACGCTCACCGACTTCCGAGGCGTAACGACGCAAATAAGGCTCCCCAACCGATCATCGCGAAGTTCGTGTACATGTCCCAACGGAATCGAGTACTCTCCGCCTTCGAAAAACGACCACGACATCCCGTTCCCGCTCAACCCGGAATCGTTCAGCCCAGGCCGCTCAGAATCAGTGTGCGCACCGACCTTCCTCCGGCTCTCAAGGCTGAGCGTGGCAACCTTGCTGCCGTCGCCTATAAGCTCAGGAAGGAACAAAATCTCTCCACCAAGATCGTTGTCGTTGGTACCAGGGTCCTGTTATTCTCCAAAGCAAAGAGTGCTACAGAGTGGCAACCATACAAAGAATGA